The following proteins are encoded in a genomic region of Hypanus sabinus isolate sHypSab1 chromosome 19, sHypSab1.hap1, whole genome shotgun sequence:
- the setmar gene encoding histone-lysine N-methyltransferase SETMAR yields MAASSALAAGLGRVVTFDVCCGLENLPVPVINGVDDEGLPPLQYTPGNVAGPGEDLDPTEINLPGCDCLTSSCKLDTCTCLQRYKGAYDENMCLVDLNDKTSYSRPVFECNIMCKCSEACKNRLVQRGLVFKLQVFRTSKKGWGLQTLEPIKKGRFVCEYGGEIISFLEVRRRIQCQNLDDMNYIIAVREHLCSGEVLQTFVDPTHTGNVGRFLNHSCDPNLYMVPVRVDSVIPRLALFAARDIVAEEELSYDYSGRFNNLLKEDSDKESSGGPTLALKPCYCGAQTCTGYLHFDGSLYNLKDKLTLT; encoded by the exons ATGGCCGCCTCTAGTGCCCTTGCAGCTGGCTTAGGCCGCGTCGTGACCTTTGACGTGTGCTGCGGCCTGGAGAACCTGCCAGTGCCAGTCATTAATGGAGTGGATGATGAGGGCTTGCCTCCCCTGCAG TACACACCTGGAAATGTAGCTGGACCAGGAGAAGACCTTGATCCCACTGAAATAAATCTTCCAGGATGTGACTGCTTAACCTCTTCCTGTAAGTTGGACACGTGCACTTGTCTACAACGCTACAAAGGAGCTTACGATGAGAACATGTGCCTTGTGGACCTTAATGACAAGACAAGCTATTCCAGGCCAGTTTTTGAGTGTAACATTATGTGCAAGTGCAGTGAGGCCTGTAAGAACAGGCTTGTCCAAAGAGGTCTTGTCTTTAAACTGCAGGTGTTCAGAACCTCCAAGAAAGGATGGGGTCTTCAGACACTGGAACCAATTAAGAAAGGGAGATTTGTATGTGAGTATGGGGGTGAAATCATCAGTTTTCTTGAAGTCAGGAGGCGAATTCAGTGCCAAAATTTGGATGATATGAACTATATCATAGCGGTGAGAGAACACCTGTGTAGTGGAGAAGTACTACAGACGTTTGTTGACCCAACGCACACTGGAAACGTTGGCCGTTTCCTTAACCATTCTTGTGATCCCAACCTGTACATGGTTCCTGTTCGTGTTGACTCTGTAATTCCAAGGTTGGCCCTTTTTGCAGCTCGTGATATTGTAGCTGAGGAGGAACTGTCTTATGATTATTCAGGAAGATTCAATAATCTTTTGAAAGAAGACTCAGATAAGGAATCATCTGGTGGCCCGACTCTTGCCCTTAAGCCATGTTATTGTGGTGCACAGACATGCACTGGCTACCTGCACTTTGATGGTTCTCTTTATAATCTAAAGGATAAGTTAACTCTGACTTAG